A genomic stretch from Maniola jurtina chromosome 26, ilManJurt1.1, whole genome shotgun sequence includes:
- the LOC123878593 gene encoding coiled-coil domain-containing protein 186 isoform X4 — protein MSSESIECAIHIDNVDVVEGKENGSKSVLSCDSGVETLDSTSVADPIPSDSDISPEKVDKSMELNIAIGALESGSELSSPTSLSSDKGFLNFEDKGGAIENVTYFTNTDLINDINTESACNNSSPIEVVRKSLYMNNDKALATSTVSLNEHNAIENNFDTSISRSAENISIFPESVANDNDSTTSSTKDLDKDQILSDFSSQKSKVSATQKIVPENPQTLDVRYARLPKDLLAPDLGSIVKNVHGIFSSVSGSLKNAYNNSHRVSQKPQIKNVKTIANGKIMSDIFEDASDEKLNDVHDKTPVDSNTNSTYSNSMESVSKVGNEEENDPKNEMLRLQIESLERVLFEQRKENASLRERVKQQMDELQAKDQTFKELEAKVDLMCKRAEQAQKEKDAAVMRYASVECAAIEAKKAAETAAKAERAAITEKELLNAKLKTARDEKQRICQLYDDKCHELQNTEREVAKVREDLRELEGRLKWTQSKLRMEMDASKESTERAEKLAQQLTELEAAKEAAITNSTETVRAKQLETELKESQAALIMCRHEREELERRLSTTIQQLDICRKERDDSTAALAEANQQVECLKESNVRLEEEAAELAALRAQAALADTLSAQLQRETERACLAEQALSAERARAETCSRREAGALEHAARLTAQHVASRACASEHEAKAQALAADNASLREKIEALENEAERLKAALAEETEKRFKENRVLARKVAELTEDAAEANKKLEWETGENSVLKKKHASAIKELNRELQRALKRIEQLESKLLQNDSTSTRTGSVSSLSSSETPPNDERMQNGHAEGLPDVQTREPDRQALVERIVSLQRAAAARAERCEFLQEHCAQLTRELRGKNRLLRALLPSLPPAALASANADEHKPRRKFTKKEIARLGGGAMAAVWGGDPAGMTLELSLEMNKRLQAVLEDTLLKNITLKENMDTLGEEISRLREQMKTDDKK, from the exons ATGTCCTCAGAATCGATTGAATGCGCCATCCATATTGATAACGTGGACGTAGTCGAAGGAAAAGAGAATGGATCGAAATCAGTTTTATCGTGCGATTCCGGTGTCGAGACCCTCGACTCGACTTCCGTTGCAGATCCTATTCCGTCTGACTCCGATATTTCGCCCGAAAAGGTAGACAAATCCATGGAATTAAACATAGCAATTGGTGCTCTAGAAAGTGGCTCTGAATTATCTTCTCCAACTTCACTATCTTCAGATAAAGGTTTTTTGAATTTCGAAGACAAAGGCGGTGCAATAGAAAATGTAACATACTTTACTAATACAGATTTAATAAATGATATAAATACAGAATCAGCTTGCAACAATTCAAGTCCTATAGAAGTTGTAAGGAAATCTCTCTATATGAATAATGATAAAGCCTTAGCAACATCAACTGTTAGCCTTAACGAGCATAATGCTATCGAAAATAACTTTGATACCTCAATCAGTCGGAGTGCAGAGAATATATCTATTTTCCCAGAATCAGTAGCAAATGATAATGATTCCACAACCTCTAGTACCAAAGACCTTGATAAAGATCAAATATTATCAGACTTTTCGTCCCAGAAAAGTAAAGTTAGTGCCACACAAAAAATTGTACCTGAAAATCCCCAAACACTAGATGTCCGATATGCAAGGTTACCTAAAGACCTCCTCGCACCAGATCTAGGAAGCATAGTGAAAAACGTTCACGGAATATTCTCATCTGTTAGTGGAAGTTTAAAGAATGCATACAATAATAGTCACAGAGTCTCACAGAAACCACagataaaaaatgttaaaactaTAGCCAATGGAAAGATCATGAGTGATATTTTCGAAGATGCATCTGATGAAAAATTAAATGATGTACATGATAAAACACCTGTTGATTCGAATACAAATAGTACATACAGTAACAGTATGGAATCGGTCTCAAAAGTTGGTAACGAAGAAGAAAATGATCCAAAGAATGAAATGTTGCGGTTGCAAATTGAATCGTTGGAACGGGTGTTGTTTGAGCAACGGAAGGAGAATGCATCGTTAAGGGAGAGGGTCAAACAGCAGATGGATGAACTGCAGGCTAAAGATCAGACGTTTAAGGAATTGGAAGCTAAAGTTGATTTG ATGTGCAAGCGTGCAGAGCAAGCCCAGAAAGAGAAAGATGCGGCAGTGATGCGGTATGCCAGTGTGGAGTGTGCAGCTATTGAGGCTAAGAAGGCTGCAGAAACTGCTGCCAAGGCTGAACGTGCTGCCATCACAGAGAAAGAACTGCTCAATGCCAAGCTGAAGACTGCCAGGGATGAGAAACAGAGGATCTGTCAGCTCTATGATGATAAG TGCCATGAACTGCAGAATACGGAGCGCGAGGTGGCGAAGGTGCGCGAAGATTTGCGGGAGCTGGAGGGAAGGCTTAAATGGACACAGAGCAAGCTGCGCATGGAGATGGATGCTTCCAAG GAAAGCACAGAACGCGCGGAGAAGTTAGCACAGCAGTTAACTGAATTGGAAGCTGCGAAAGAGGCGGCCATTACCAACTCCACTGAAACTGTTCGCGCGAAGCAGTTAG AAACTGAACTGAAAGAAAGCCAGGCTGCCCTTATAATGTGTAGACATGAGAGAGAGGAGTTGGAGCGAAGACTGAGCACCACTATACAACAGTTAGATATATGTAGGAAGGAACGAGACGACTCCACTGCAGCGCTTGCTGAGGCCAACCAACAG GTGGAATGCTTAAAGGAAAGCAACGTTCGTCTGGAAGAGGAGGCTGCCGAACTGGCGGCTTTGAGAGCTCAAGCGGCCCTCGCTGACACTCTGAGTGCGCAGTTACAGAG GGAGACAGAGCGCGCATGCCTCGCGGAACAGGCTTTAAGTGCGGAGCGTGCTCGCGCAGAGACGTGCTCCAGAAGAGAAGCGGGTGCTCTGGAGCACGCGGCACGTCTGACCGCGCAGCACGTGGCGTCCAGAGCTTGCGCTAGTGAGCACGAGGCTAAG GCTCAAGCACTCGCAGCGGACAACGCTTCTCTTCGTGAGAAAATAGAAGCGTTGGAGAACGAAGCGGAGAGATTGAAGGCAGCGTTAGCAGAGGAAACGGAGAAACGGTTTAAGGAGAACAGGGTGCTGGCAAGGAAG GTGGCAGAACTAACTGAAGACGCAGCTGAGGCTAACAAGAAGCTCGAGTGGGAGACGGGTGAAAACAGCGTGTTGAAGAAGAAACACGCCAGTGCCATTAAG GAACTAAATCGCGAACTCCAACGCGCTTTAAAACGCATCGAGCAATTGGAGTCCAAACTACTTCAGAACGACAGCACGTCCACTAGAACTG GTTCAGTGTCATCCCTCAGCAGTAGCGAAACGCCTCCCAACGACGAGAGGATGCAAAACGGACACGCTGAGGGGCTACCAGATGTACAG ACGCGCGAACCTGACCGTCAAGCGTTAGTAGAACGTATAGTCTCCTTACAACGAGcggccgccgcgcgcgccgAGCGATGCGAGTTCTTACAAGAGCACTGCGCTCAGCTGACAAGGGAGCTGCGAGGCAAGAATCGTCTGCTGAGAGCCTTGTTGCCGTCACTGCCCCCCGCCGCGCTCGCGTCCGCTAACGCCGACGAGCACAAG